A portion of the Candidatus Desulfofervidus auxilii genome contains these proteins:
- the acs gene encoding acetate--CoA ligase, with translation MAVEKIYEEFGHYVVPPSWKDKVWDINEYQKFYESTVKDKESIEKWWEEWANKLSWFKKWDKVLDDSNPPFYRWFVGAETNLAYLCLDWQIEQGRKNKLALIWEGEPYDEMTRRPKDLRKFTYYDLYRRSNRIAYALREKLGVKKGEILTFYMPMIPELPLYMLAVQRLGAAHSIVYSGFSALALAERAMAAGSRIIITADALYRNGKIIPLKEIVDEAIDICEENGHKIKHVIVVKRTDRPAIPWNKKRDIWHHEFIRYISENVKVDPVPLGSEDMSYILYTSGTTGKPKGAQHSIAGYAVGLYATMKLIFDIKEDDVYWCAADIGWVTGHSYIVYGPLMTGTTTIVYEGAPVYPWPDRWWHMIERYGVTVFYTSPTAIRMLMKFPLDYVKKHDLSTIRIFHSVGEPINPEAFRWYYKNIGKEDIVASSTWWMTETGHMLTGHFPGLGKIFPLKPGTNGYPFPGVKMEVLDENGNPCKPGERGYFVITTPWPGMFMTLYQDPQRYIDIYWARFSKKEENKWYYYTGDFAVKDQDGYLWVLGRADDVLNVAGHRVGTAEVESAMIMHPAVAEAACIGRPHEIKGETPFIFTVLKQGFVASPDLESELKIHLRKTIGPIVASDATILFVDMVPKTRSGKIMRRLLKAVITGQKLGDITTLEDETAIKEAEKAYEHLKTALEKKA, from the coding sequence ATGGCAGTAGAAAAGATTTATGAAGAGTTTGGGCACTATGTTGTTCCTCCCTCTTGGAAGGATAAAGTGTGGGATATTAATGAATATCAAAAGTTTTATGAGAGTACAGTAAAAGATAAAGAATCTATAGAAAAATGGTGGGAAGAATGGGCAAATAAGCTTTCTTGGTTTAAGAAATGGGATAAAGTGCTTGATGACAGTAATCCTCCATTTTATAGATGGTTTGTAGGAGCAGAAACAAATCTGGCATATCTTTGTTTAGATTGGCAGATTGAACAGGGTAGAAAAAATAAATTAGCATTAATTTGGGAAGGTGAGCCTTATGATGAAATGACAAGGAGACCTAAGGATTTAAGAAAGTTTACTTATTATGATCTTTACCGCCGTTCAAACCGCATTGCTTATGCTTTAAGAGAAAAATTAGGTGTAAAAAAAGGGGAAATTTTGACTTTCTATATGCCCATGATTCCAGAACTTCCACTTTATATGTTAGCTGTGCAAAGGTTAGGTGCTGCTCATAGTATTGTTTATAGTGGATTTAGTGCATTGGCATTAGCAGAAAGGGCGATGGCTGCAGGTTCTCGTATAATAATAACAGCAGATGCTCTTTATAGAAACGGAAAAATAATTCCACTTAAAGAAATTGTAGATGAGGCTATAGATATCTGTGAAGAGAATGGGCATAAAATAAAACATGTTATTGTTGTAAAAAGGACAGATAGACCAGCTATACCTTGGAATAAGAAAAGAGATATTTGGCATCATGAATTTATTAGATATATTTCTGAAAATGTAAAAGTTGATCCAGTGCCACTTGGCTCAGAAGACATGTCTTATATTCTTTATACATCAGGTACCACTGGAAAGCCAAAAGGTGCTCAGCATAGTATTGCAGGATATGCAGTAGGTCTTTATGCTACTATGAAACTTATATTTGACATAAAAGAAGATGATGTTTATTGGTGTGCAGCAGATATTGGATGGGTAACAGGTCATTCATATATTGTTTATGGTCCTCTTATGACAGGAACCACTACTATTGTATACGAAGGTGCACCTGTTTATCCTTGGCCAGATAGATGGTGGCATATGATAGAAAGATATGGTGTAACTGTATTTTATACTTCTCCTACAGCCATAAGGATGTTAATGAAATTTCCATTGGATTATGTAAAAAAACATGACTTATCTACTATAAGAATTTTCCATTCAGTGGGAGAACCAATTAATCCAGAGGCATTTCGTTGGTATTATAAAAATATAGGAAAAGAAGATATTGTTGCTTCAAGCACATGGTGGATGACAGAAACAGGTCATATGTTGACTGGACATTTCCCAGGTTTAGGAAAAATCTTTCCACTTAAACCTGGTACAAATGGTTATCCATTTCCTGGAGTAAAAATGGAAGTTTTAGATGAAAATGGAAATCCTTGTAAGCCAGGAGAAAGGGGCTATTTTGTTATAACTACACCTTGGCCTGGTATGTTCATGACATTATATCAAGATCCTCAAAGATATATTGATATTTATTGGGCAAGATTTTCTAAAAAAGAAGAAAATAAATGGTATTATTATACAGGAGACTTTGCTGTTAAAGATCAAGATGGATATTTATGGGTCTTAGGTAGGGCAGATGATGTGCTCAATGTTGCTGGTCATCGTGTTGGTACTGCTGAAGTGGAATCAGCTATGATTATGCATCCAGCAGTAGCTGAAGCAGCTTGCATTGGACGACCTCATGAAATTAAAGGTGAAACACCCTTTATCTTTACTGTGCTGAAACAGGGATTTGTAGCTAGTCCAGACCTTGAATCAGAATTAAAAATCCACTTAAGAAAAACTATTGGGCCAATTGTAGCTTCAGATGCAACTATCCTTTTTGTGGATATGGTGCCTAAGACAAGAAGTGGAAAAATTATGAGAAGATTACTTAAGGCAGTTATTACTGGACAAAAGCTAGGTGATATTACCACTCTAGAAGACGAAACTGCTATTAAAGAAGCAGAAAAAGCATATGAACATTTGAAAACAGCATTAGAAAAGAAAGCATAA